The Phragmites australis chromosome 15, lpPhrAust1.1, whole genome shotgun sequence genome window below encodes:
- the LOC133893072 gene encoding GDSL esterase/lipase At5g03610-like yields MKLLFSICFLFFLLHATHVESRRRHSDQRSFKLFVFGDSFADNGNLKKDELSKTTRDWYYPYGISDSDHDNQPTGRFSDGLVQSDFIAKILGQDESPPAERLRDKNVDLFGMNFAVGWAGVNDEHEPKLGTQIDKFRRLVRHGIIEKDLSDSVALVAISGFDYSDIPDENTDYDNFVDFIASVTDEIAHGVKRIQELGVSKVLVNMLHPMGCTPWYSRSNNYTKCLSEPVAEIHNKYLKHKLRSVESVLLLDLNTIFKDIIVPKTEKLFEHRHTPCCESFDESGYCGQYDEDGNPQFWTCTNPEKYFYWDEWHPTQAGWKAVMEQLEGSIKDFLEISS; encoded by the exons ATGAAGCTTCTCTTCTCCAtctgcttcctcttcttccttctgcATG CCACTCACGTGGAGTCCCGGCGGCGCCACTCCGACCAGCGGTCGTTCAAGCTGTTCGTGTTCGGCGACTCATTTGCCGACAACGGAAACCTCAAGAAAGACGAGTTGAGCAAGACGACGCGAGATTGGTACTACCCGTACGGCATCTCGGACTCCGATCATGACAACCAACCGACCGGCCGCTTCTCCGATGGCCTGGTCCAATCTGACTTCATCG CGAAGATTCTGGGGCAGGACGAGTCCCCTCCGGCGGAGAGGCTGAGGGACAAGAATGTCGACCTGTTTGGCATGAACTTCGCCGTCGGCTGGGCCGGCGTGAACGATGAGCACGAGCCGAAGCTCGGCACGCAGATCGACAAATTCAGGAGACTGGTCAGGCACGGGATCATCGAGAAAGACCTTAGCGACTCGGTCGCACTCGTCGCCATCTCCGGTTTCGACTACTCGGACATCCCCGACGAGAACACCGACTATGACAAC TTTGTCGACTTCATTGCCAGCGTAACCGATGAGATCGCCCACGGCGTGAAGCGGATTCAAGAGCTGGGTGTCTCCAAGGTGCTTGTGAACATGCTGCACCCGATGGGCTGCACGCCGTGGTACTCCAGGTCGAACAACTATACCAAGTGCCTCAGCGAACCGGTCGCGGAAATCCACAACAAGTATCTCAAGCATAAGCTACGTTCAGTAGAATCGGTCCTCCTGCTCGATTTGAACACCATCTTCAAAGACATCATCGTTCCCAAAACCG AGAAACTGTTCGAGCACAGGCACACGCCGTGCTGCGAGAGCTTCGACGAGAGCGGATACTGTGGGCAGTACGACGAGGACGGCAACCCACAGTTCTGGACGTGCACCAACCCTGAGAAGTACTTCTACTG